A genomic window from Xyrauchen texanus isolate HMW12.3.18 chromosome 15, RBS_HiC_50CHRs, whole genome shotgun sequence includes:
- the pnp4b gene encoding purine nucleoside phosphorylase 4b, which yields MHTKENSCCCSFDDCKLTTEWLMSSTRHRPKIAIVCGSGLGLLADSVSNKQTFRYEDIPNFPVSTVPGHEGCLVFGQLKGKSCVFMQGRFHLYEGYSLCKVTFPVRIFKLMGVETIIVTNASGGLCQDFKVGDIMVIKDHINLPGFAGQHPLCGPNDERFGIRFPCMSDAYSKDLRKLALDITAELGYSNFVREGVYCMVSGPNFETIAEARMLQILGSDSVGMSTVPEVTVAKHCGLRVMGLSLITNKVSMDYSREEKVNHEEVLQISKMRAEMLQNVLVTFIARLHQVENMNNNCIYSNAVQDQSGQLN from the exons ATGCACACCAAGGAAAACTCAtg TTGCTGTTCCTTTGATGACTGCAAACTGACTACAGAATGGCTGATGAGCAGTACGAGACACCGGCCAAAGATTGCTATTGTGTGTGGATCTGGACTGGGCCTCCTCGCAGACAGTGTCTCCAACAAACAGACCTTCCGCTATGAGGACATTCCCAATTTCCCAGTGAGCACAG TTCCTGGTCATGAAGGGTGCCTGGTGTTTGGTCAATTGAAAGGAAAGTCCTGTGTCTTCATGCAGGGAAGGTTCCATCTCTATGAGGGTTACTCACTGTGTAAG GTCACATTCCCTGTGCGGATCTTCAAGCTGATGGGTGTGGAGACCATTATCGTAACAAATGCCTCTGGAGGTCTTTGTCAGGATTTCAAAGTTGGAGACATCATGGTCATTAAGGACCACATTAACTTGCCGGGGTTTGCTGGACAGCACCCACTGTGTGGACCCAATGATGAACG gtttggcatacgGTTTCCTTGCATGTCTGATGCTTACAGCAAAGATCTGAGGAAGCTTGCTTTAGACATCACTGCTGAGCTGGGCTACTCCAATTTTGTGCGGGAAGGGGTTTACTGTATGGTTAGTGGACCCAACTTTGAGACCATCGCTGAAGCGCGCATGCTGCAAATCTTAGGGAGCGACTCTGTGG GTATGAGCACGGTTCCTGAGGTGACAGTAGCCAAGCATTGCGGACTGAGGGTCATGGGCCTCTCACTCATCACCAACAAGGTTTCTATGGACTACAGTCGTGAGGAGAAGGTCAATCATGAGGAGGTACTGCAGATCAGTAAGATGAGAGCTGAGATGCTTCAAAATGTACTTGTAACCTTCATCGCTCGCTTGCACCAAGTGGAGAACATGAACAACAACTGCATCTACTCAAATGCTGTGCAGGATCAATCAGGCCAACTGAATTAA